A part of Streptomyces sp. NBC_01451 genomic DNA contains:
- a CDS encoding ABC transporter permease, whose product MSGLRSFVVRRLLLGGAQTVAVVLLVFALTEALPGDAAVALAGDQPDPARIAAIRDAMHLDRPAYERLLDWAAGLAHGDFGTSLISGRPVGTYIEDGLGPTLLLATVTVTLLIPLGVGLGVLAAQHEGRLVDRLVSSVTLGVYAVPEFALGVLLVTVFALRLGWLPPTAVGYGTDLLGHPAALVLPVLVLLSRPVCSLSRLVRAGMVDALNSPYAAQARRYGVPGARVRYGHALPNAVAPAAQQLARTVDWLLCGVIVVEALYVIPGLGTVLMNAVAERDVPVVQGMAVVFGLLTVVLNLGADLVAHRFAPRAGAAA is encoded by the coding sequence GTGAGCGGACTGCGCTCCTTCGTCGTCCGGCGGCTGCTTCTCGGCGGCGCGCAGACCGTGGCAGTGGTGCTGCTGGTCTTCGCGCTCACCGAGGCGCTGCCGGGCGACGCGGCCGTCGCACTCGCCGGGGACCAGCCCGACCCGGCACGTATCGCGGCCATCCGTGACGCCATGCACCTCGACCGGCCCGCGTACGAACGGTTGCTCGACTGGGCGGCGGGCCTCGCACACGGCGACTTCGGCACCTCGCTGATCTCCGGGCGCCCGGTCGGAACGTACATCGAGGACGGGCTCGGACCCACCCTGCTGCTCGCGACCGTCACCGTGACGCTCCTGATCCCTCTGGGAGTCGGGCTCGGGGTGCTCGCCGCCCAGCACGAGGGGCGGCTCGTGGACCGGCTCGTCAGCTCCGTCACCCTCGGCGTGTACGCCGTACCCGAGTTCGCCCTCGGAGTGCTGCTGGTGACCGTCTTCGCGCTCCGGCTGGGCTGGCTGCCGCCGACCGCCGTCGGCTACGGCACCGACCTGCTCGGCCACCCCGCCGCACTCGTCCTGCCCGTCCTGGTTCTCCTGTCCCGGCCGGTGTGCTCACTGTCCCGACTCGTCCGCGCCGGGATGGTCGACGCGCTCAACTCGCCGTACGCCGCCCAGGCGCGCCGGTACGGCGTCCCGGGCGCCCGCGTCCGCTACGGCCACGCCCTGCCCAATGCCGTGGCCCCGGCGGCGCAGCAACTCGCGCGCACCGTCGACTGGTTGCTGTGCGGCGTCATCGTCGTGGAGGCGCTGTACGTGATCCCGGGTCTGGGAACCGTCCTGATGAACGCCGTCGCCGAACGCGATGTGCCGGTCGTGCAGGGGATGGCGGTGGTGTTCGGCCTGCTCACCGTCGTCCTCAACCTGGGCGCCGATCTCGTCGCCCACCGGTTCGCACCCCGGGCGGGGGCGGCGGCGTGA
- a CDS encoding ABC transporter permease translates to MKGRSRFVFGAAVIGVPLVLALLGPLFAGEPGPRAVSFTLGDGHWLGTDFVGRDVWQQVLHGGRPVVVTALAATVLAYLVALPLGLISALTHLSWLEELLMRPLDVLIAVPSLLLILLVASVFEPGGVGLALLVALANIPDAARIVRAAAAEAAARPAVEALRMQGETWWRMAVGYVGRAILRTLAADAGIRLTGVLYLVATAAFLGVGVTPDAADWAVMVDRNRTGLFVQPWAVVVPALLIVALTTGSNLLLDAALDRGTGRIRRPGDNRRTGEKGRLA, encoded by the coding sequence GTGAAGGGCCGGTCGCGTTTCGTGTTCGGGGCCGCCGTCATCGGCGTACCCCTCGTACTCGCCCTGCTCGGACCGCTGTTCGCGGGCGAACCGGGGCCGCGGGCAGTCTCGTTCACCCTCGGGGACGGGCACTGGCTCGGTACCGACTTCGTGGGCAGGGACGTCTGGCAGCAGGTGCTGCACGGCGGTCGGCCGGTGGTGGTGACCGCGCTCGCCGCGACCGTGCTCGCCTACCTCGTGGCGCTGCCGCTCGGCCTCATCAGCGCGCTCACGCACCTGAGTTGGCTGGAGGAGTTGCTGATGCGGCCCCTGGACGTGCTGATCGCCGTGCCCTCGCTGCTGCTGATCCTGCTCGTGGCCTCGGTGTTCGAGCCGGGCGGGGTGGGGCTCGCCCTGCTCGTCGCACTGGCCAACATCCCCGACGCCGCCCGGATCGTGCGCGCGGCGGCAGCGGAGGCGGCCGCCCGCCCGGCTGTCGAGGCGCTGCGCATGCAGGGCGAGACCTGGTGGCGCATGGCCGTCGGATATGTCGGCCGCGCCATCCTCCGCACCCTCGCCGCCGACGCGGGCATCCGGCTCACCGGCGTGCTGTACCTGGTGGCCACGGCCGCCTTTCTCGGCGTCGGGGTCACGCCGGACGCCGCCGACTGGGCGGTCATGGTGGACCGCAACCGCACCGGGCTGTTCGTGCAGCCCTGGGCCGTGGTCGTGCCCGCGCTGCTGATCGTCGCGCTGACGACGGGCAGCAACCTGCTTCTCGACGCGGCGCTGGACCGGGGCACCGGCCGTATCCGGCGCCCCGGCGACAACCGGCGTACCGGTGAGAAGGGACGACTGGCATGA
- a CDS encoding 3' terminal RNA ribose 2'-O-methyltransferase Hen1, whose translation MFLTISTTGTPERPATDLGYLLHKHPDNAQTFSTSYGTAHVLYPEASDERCTAALLLEVDAVALVRRGKGKGRGGAPDAALAQYVNDRPYAASSLLAVALSAVFSSAMKGQCRAKPELPGQARPLSVEVPALPARGGADLVRSLFEPLGWAVAAEPVALDTEFPDWGDSRYVRLVLESETLTLAEALRHLYVLLPVLDDAKHYWVASDEVDKLLRAGEGWLPAHPEQKLITSRYLSRRWSLTRQAMERLELVRLAEADDSDVEEIDNAVGEETEAEPEEKPTSLAAQRRDAIIAALKASGAARVLDLGCGQGQLVQALLKDTAFTEIVGVDVSMRALTIASRRLKLDRMGERQAARVKLLQGSLAYTDKRLKGYDAAVLCEVVEHLDLPRLPALEYAVFGAARPRTVLVTTPNVEYNVRWETLPAGHSRHGDHRFEWTREEFRSWAGTVAERHGYEAEFVPVGPDDPEVGPPTQMAVFTMRTEPGSGTDSGTGAESRHHQRDEKEEKEAKAA comes from the coding sequence GTGTTCCTGACGATCAGCACCACCGGCACCCCCGAACGTCCCGCGACCGACCTCGGCTACCTGCTGCACAAGCATCCCGACAACGCGCAGACGTTCTCCACCTCCTACGGCACCGCGCACGTGCTCTACCCGGAGGCGTCCGACGAGCGCTGTACGGCCGCGCTGCTGCTGGAGGTCGACGCGGTCGCACTGGTCCGGCGCGGCAAGGGCAAGGGACGTGGCGGCGCACCCGACGCGGCACTCGCGCAGTACGTCAACGACCGTCCGTACGCGGCCTCTTCGCTGCTCGCGGTCGCCCTGAGCGCCGTGTTCAGCAGCGCGATGAAGGGCCAGTGCCGGGCGAAGCCCGAACTCCCCGGCCAGGCACGTCCGCTGAGCGTCGAGGTGCCCGCGCTGCCGGCCCGGGGCGGCGCCGACCTCGTACGGAGCCTCTTCGAGCCGCTTGGTTGGGCGGTGGCGGCCGAACCGGTCGCGCTGGACACGGAGTTCCCGGACTGGGGCGACTCCCGGTACGTGCGTCTCGTCCTCGAATCGGAGACGCTGACCCTCGCCGAGGCGCTGCGCCACCTGTACGTCCTGCTGCCGGTCCTCGACGACGCCAAGCACTACTGGGTGGCGTCCGACGAGGTCGACAAACTGCTGCGGGCCGGCGAGGGCTGGCTGCCCGCGCACCCGGAGCAGAAGCTGATCACCAGCCGCTATCTGTCCCGCCGTTGGTCGCTGACCCGGCAGGCGATGGAGCGACTGGAGCTGGTCAGGCTCGCCGAGGCCGACGACAGCGACGTCGAGGAGATCGACAACGCGGTCGGGGAGGAGACGGAGGCGGAACCGGAGGAGAAGCCGACTTCGCTCGCCGCACAGCGCCGGGACGCGATCATCGCGGCACTGAAGGCGTCCGGTGCCGCTCGGGTGCTCGATCTCGGTTGCGGGCAGGGCCAGTTGGTGCAGGCGCTGCTCAAGGACACCGCGTTCACCGAGATCGTCGGGGTGGACGTGTCGATGCGCGCGCTGACCATCGCCTCGCGGCGGCTGAAGCTGGACCGGATGGGGGAGCGGCAGGCGGCGCGCGTCAAACTGCTCCAGGGCTCGCTCGCCTACACCGACAAGCGGCTCAAGGGGTACGACGCCGCCGTACTGTGCGAGGTCGTCGAACACCTCGACCTGCCCCGGCTGCCGGCCCTGGAGTACGCGGTGTTCGGCGCGGCCCGCCCCCGCACGGTCCTCGTGACGACGCCGAACGTCGAGTACAACGTCCGCTGGGAGACCCTCCCGGCCGGCCACAGCCGCCACGGCGACCACCGCTTCGAGTGGACCCGGGAGGAGTTCCGCTCCTGGGCGGGCACGGTGGCCGAACGACACGGCTACGAGGCGGAGTTCGTGCCCGTCGGGCCGGACGACCCGGAGGTGGGTCCGCCCACGCAGATGGCCGTGTTCACGATGAGGACCGAGCCCGGGAGCGGGACCGATTCCGGGACCGGGGCCGAGAGCCGGCACCACCAGAGGGATGAGAAGGAAGAGAAGGAGGCGAAGGCCGCATGA
- a CDS encoding ABC transporter ATP-binding protein, with product MNADVTSDVLDVPVAEIENLRVEIDGRSLVDGVSLRVLPGRVTALVGASGSGKTTTGLALLGEHPPGARVSGEVRVSGGGPVGYVPQHPGAVLNPARRVGALLDDIARGQVRDLPRTARRTEVRARVLRALADAQLPEGEALLRRFPHQLSGGQQQRVVLAQALLLGARVVVADEPTTGQDALTKSRIVEELAAVAAQGIAVVLLSHDLDVVRALADQVLVMRDGRVVESGPTERVWLAPRHEWTRELLARQPRFGVRVRNDGDGDCHADDRTGAPVLHVRDLTARHHRTQVLHVPELALHAGECLAVVGRSGSGKTTLARCLAGLHREYDGRVSLDGHLLPRSLRARDRRQLAAVQYVFQDARAAFDEYRSVVDQVARTAVRLRGAEAPAAGTEALAVLAELGLTEEQAHRVPGRLSGGELQRASLARALLARPRVLVCDEVTSGLDTVARCALLDVLTGLRRGRDDLSVVLITHDLDIASPADRIAVLDAGEVVEQGPAARVLTEPSHPFTRRLLAAAR from the coding sequence ATGAACGCCGACGTCACCAGCGATGTCCTTGACGTCCCTGTCGCCGAGATCGAGAACCTGCGCGTCGAGATCGACGGCCGTTCCCTCGTCGACGGAGTCAGCCTGCGGGTCCTCCCCGGCCGGGTGACCGCCCTGGTCGGCGCGTCCGGCAGCGGCAAGACCACCACCGGCCTGGCCCTCCTCGGCGAACACCCGCCCGGCGCCCGGGTGTCCGGAGAGGTACGGGTGTCCGGCGGGGGGCCCGTCGGATACGTCCCCCAGCATCCCGGCGCCGTCCTCAACCCCGCCCGCCGGGTGGGCGCCCTCCTCGACGACATCGCCCGCGGACAGGTACGGGACCTGCCCCGGACGGCACGCCGGACGGAAGTGCGCGCGCGGGTGCTGCGTGCATTGGCAGATGCCCAACTGCCGGAAGGCGAAGCCCTGTTGCGCCGATTCCCCCATCAGCTCTCCGGCGGTCAGCAGCAACGGGTGGTCCTGGCGCAGGCGTTGCTGCTGGGCGCCCGGGTCGTCGTCGCGGACGAACCCACCACGGGCCAGGACGCGTTGACCAAGAGCCGCATCGTCGAAGAGCTGGCGGCGGTCGCCGCACAGGGCATCGCCGTGGTCCTGCTCAGCCACGACCTCGACGTCGTTCGCGCGCTGGCCGACCAGGTGCTGGTGATGCGCGACGGCCGGGTCGTCGAGTCGGGTCCGACGGAGCGGGTGTGGCTCGCGCCCCGCCATGAGTGGACCCGCGAACTCCTCGCCCGGCAACCGCGGTTCGGTGTCAGAGTCCGTAACGACGGAGACGGAGACTGCCACGCCGACGACCGGACCGGCGCTCCTGTCCTTCACGTCCGGGACCTGACCGCCCGCCACCACCGCACACAGGTCCTCCACGTCCCCGAACTCGCACTGCACGCGGGCGAATGCCTCGCTGTCGTCGGCCGTTCGGGCAGCGGCAAGACCACTCTCGCCCGCTGCCTGGCCGGACTGCACCGGGAATACGACGGCCGGGTGAGCCTCGACGGCCACCTCCTTCCCCGCAGCCTGCGCGCCCGTGACCGGCGCCAACTGGCAGCCGTGCAGTACGTGTTCCAGGACGCGCGGGCCGCGTTCGACGAGTACCGGTCCGTCGTCGACCAGGTCGCGCGTACGGCCGTACGGCTGCGCGGTGCCGAAGCCCCGGCCGCCGGGACGGAGGCGCTCGCCGTCCTCGCGGAACTGGGCCTCACCGAGGAGCAGGCTCACCGCGTACCGGGCCGTCTCTCCGGTGGCGAACTCCAACGCGCCTCCCTCGCGCGGGCGTTGCTGGCCCGACCCCGGGTACTGGTCTGCGACGAGGTCACCTCGGGCCTCGACACGGTCGCCCGGTGCGCTCTCCTCGACGTCCTCACCGGGCTGCGGCGCGGGCGCGACGACCTGTCCGTCGTCCTCATCACGCACGACCTGGACATCGCGTCGCCGGCCGACCGGATCGCCGTACTCGACGCGGGGGAGGTGGTCGAACAGGGGCCGGCGGCGAGAGTGCTGACCGAGCCGTCGCACCCGTTCACCAGGCGGCTGTTGGCGGCGGCGCGGTAG
- a CDS encoding polynucleotide kinase-phosphatase, with protein sequence MSSIESNIARVESKARVLPVTDLSLVVLIGASGSGKSTFARRHFKPTEVISSDFCRGLVADDENDQSASGDAFDVLHYIAGKRLAAGRRTVVDATNVQESSRKQLVELARQYDVLPIAVVLDVPDDVCAERNASRTDRADMPRRVIHRHIRELRRSLRHLEREGFRKVHILRGVEEIESAEIRTEKRYNDLTHLTGPFDIIGDIHGCAAELESLLGKLGYEDGVHPSGRTAVFVGDLVDRGPDTPGVLRRVMSMVGSGNALCVPGNHENKYGRHLKGRKVQHTHGLAETIEQMADESDEFRVRVREFIDGLVSHYVLDGGRLVVCHAGLPEKYHGRTSGRVRSHALYGETTGETDEFGLPVRYPWAEDYRGRAAVVYGHTPVPEATWLNNTICLDTGAVFGGKLTALRWPERELVDVPAEQVWYEPVRPLRSEAPGGHDGRPLDLADVHGRRVVETRHAGRITVREENAAAALEVMSRFAVDPRLLPYLPPTMAPTATSHVEGYLEHPAEAFEQYRADGVERVVCEEKHMGSRAVVLVCRDAEVARKRFGVNGGGAGAAGEAAGDGPTGALYTRTGRPFVDDPAVTEEILGRVRAAADGAGLWEELGTDWLLLDAELMPWSLKASGLLRSQYAAVGAASGAVFPGALAALEGAAARGVDVRDLLARQRERASDASAFTAAYRRYCWPTEGLDGVRLAPFQVLATEGRSLAGLPHDEQLALLDRLVEHDGTGLLQATRRLYVETGDAESVRAGVDWWLEMTGRGGEGMVVKPLGGVVRDGKGRLVQPGIKCRGREYLRIIYGPEYTRPENLARLRGRFLNHKRSLAIREYALGLEALDRLAEGEPLWRVHEAVFGVLALESEPVDPRL encoded by the coding sequence ATGAGCAGCATCGAGAGCAACATCGCACGCGTTGAGAGCAAGGCGCGCGTGCTGCCCGTCACCGACCTCTCCCTCGTCGTCCTGATCGGGGCGTCCGGCTCGGGCAAGTCCACCTTCGCGCGGCGGCACTTCAAGCCGACCGAGGTGATCTCGTCGGACTTCTGCCGAGGACTGGTCGCCGACGACGAGAACGACCAGAGCGCCAGCGGGGACGCCTTCGACGTCCTGCACTACATCGCCGGCAAGCGGCTCGCGGCGGGCCGCCGTACGGTCGTCGACGCGACCAACGTCCAGGAGAGCAGCCGGAAGCAGCTCGTCGAGCTGGCGCGGCAGTACGACGTGCTGCCCATCGCCGTCGTGCTCGACGTGCCCGACGACGTGTGCGCCGAACGCAACGCCTCCCGCACCGACCGGGCCGACATGCCACGCCGGGTCATCCACCGCCACATCCGCGAACTCCGCCGCTCCCTGCGCCACTTGGAGCGCGAGGGGTTCCGCAAGGTGCACATCCTGCGCGGTGTGGAGGAGATCGAGAGCGCCGAGATCCGCACCGAGAAGCGCTACAACGACCTGACCCATCTCACCGGCCCCTTCGACATCATCGGCGACATCCACGGCTGCGCCGCCGAACTGGAATCCCTGCTCGGCAAGCTGGGCTACGAGGACGGGGTGCACCCGAGCGGCCGTACCGCCGTCTTCGTGGGCGACCTCGTCGACCGCGGCCCGGACACCCCGGGTGTGCTGCGCCGTGTGATGTCCATGGTCGGGTCGGGCAACGCGCTGTGCGTACCCGGCAACCACGAGAACAAGTACGGCCGTCACCTCAAGGGCCGCAAGGTCCAGCACACCCACGGACTCGCCGAGACCATCGAGCAGATGGCCGACGAGAGCGACGAATTCCGAGTCCGGGTAAGGGAGTTCATCGACGGCCTTGTCAGCCACTACGTCCTCGACGGCGGCCGACTGGTGGTCTGCCACGCCGGTCTGCCGGAGAAGTACCACGGCCGTACGTCGGGCCGGGTGCGCTCGCACGCCCTGTACGGCGAAACGACCGGGGAGACCGACGAGTTCGGCCTGCCGGTGCGCTACCCGTGGGCGGAGGACTACCGGGGCCGGGCGGCCGTGGTGTACGGCCACACCCCCGTCCCGGAGGCCACCTGGCTGAACAACACCATCTGCCTCGACACCGGTGCCGTGTTCGGCGGCAAGCTGACCGCGCTGCGCTGGCCGGAGCGGGAACTGGTCGACGTACCGGCGGAGCAGGTCTGGTACGAGCCGGTGAGGCCGCTGCGGTCGGAGGCGCCGGGCGGGCACGACGGCCGGCCGCTGGACCTGGCGGACGTCCACGGCCGCAGGGTGGTGGAGACGCGCCACGCGGGCCGGATCACCGTCCGGGAGGAGAACGCGGCGGCGGCCCTGGAGGTCATGAGCCGATTCGCGGTCGACCCGCGGCTGCTGCCGTACCTGCCGCCGACGATGGCTCCGACGGCCACTTCCCACGTGGAGGGCTACCTGGAGCACCCGGCGGAGGCGTTCGAGCAGTACCGGGCGGACGGGGTCGAGCGGGTCGTGTGCGAGGAGAAGCACATGGGCTCGCGGGCGGTGGTCCTGGTGTGCCGTGACGCGGAGGTGGCCCGGAAGCGGTTCGGCGTGAACGGCGGTGGTGCGGGTGCAGCAGGTGAAGCCGCCGGTGACGGTCCGACCGGGGCGCTGTACACGCGCACCGGGCGCCCGTTCGTCGACGACCCGGCGGTGACCGAGGAGATCCTCGGCCGGGTACGGGCGGCGGCGGACGGGGCCGGCCTGTGGGAGGAACTCGGCACCGACTGGCTGCTGCTGGACGCCGAGTTGATGCCGTGGTCGCTCAAGGCGTCCGGGCTGCTGCGGTCGCAGTACGCGGCGGTGGGCGCCGCCTCCGGGGCGGTGTTCCCGGGAGCGCTGGCCGCGCTGGAGGGTGCGGCGGCGCGGGGTGTCGACGTGCGGGACCTGCTGGCGCGCCAGCGTGAACGCGCCTCGGACGCCTCGGCGTTCACGGCGGCCTACCGCCGGTACTGCTGGCCGACGGAAGGGCTGGACGGGGTCCGCCTGGCCCCCTTCCAGGTCCTCGCGACGGAGGGGCGCAGTCTGGCCGGCCTGCCTCACGATGAGCAACTGGCCCTGCTGGACCGGCTGGTGGAGCACGACGGTACGGGTCTGCTGCAGGCGACGCGTCGGCTGTACGTCGAGACGGGGGACGCGGAGTCGGTGCGGGCCGGAGTGGACTGGTGGCTGGAGATGACCGGGCGGGGCGGTGAGGGCATGGTCGTCAAACCGCTGGGCGGGGTGGTGCGCGACGGGAAGGGGCGGCTGGTGCAGCCCGGGATCAAGTGCCGGGGGCGTGAGTACCTGCGGATCATCTACGGTCCGGAGTACACCCGGCCGGAGAACCTTGCCCGGCTGCGGGGGCGGTTCCTGAATCACAAGCGGTCGCTGGCGATCAGGGAGTACGCGCTGGGGCTGGAGGCGCTGGACCGGCTGGCGGAGGGGGAACCGTTGTGGCGGGTGCATGAGGCGGTGTTCGGGGTGCTGGCGCTGGAGTCCGAGCCGGTGGATCCGCGGCTGTAG
- a CDS encoding SPFH domain-containing protein has protein sequence MADITRRLGWRHLRGTPTAHIRHHRSGRLAHDGPGLSFWYRALTATLSEVPVDDRELAMTFHARTSDFQDVAVQATVTYRISDPALAATRLDFSVDPDTGVWRSAPLEQLATLLTETAQQHALDVLARTALSSALVDGVASVRERVAAGLAAEPRLPATGIEVVAVRVVALRPEPEVERALRTPAREQIQQEADRATYERRAVAVERERAIAENELASQIELARREEQLVDQRGTNARREAEEYAAADAVRAEAEAARVVRLAEAEAASVRGVGEARAEAQAAWLRAHADADVAMLHALTGTRLAENLPRIDSLTVSPDVLTGLLARLGGAQE, from the coding sequence ATGGCCGACATCACCCGGCGCCTGGGCTGGCGCCACCTGCGCGGCACACCCACCGCCCACATCCGCCACCACCGCTCCGGCCGACTGGCGCACGACGGTCCCGGGCTCAGCTTCTGGTACCGCGCCCTGACCGCCACGCTCTCCGAAGTCCCGGTCGACGACCGGGAGCTGGCGATGACCTTCCACGCCCGTACGTCCGACTTCCAGGACGTGGCGGTCCAGGCGACCGTCACCTACCGCATCAGCGACCCCGCCCTGGCCGCCACCCGACTCGACTTCTCCGTCGACCCGGACACGGGCGTCTGGCGGAGCGCGCCCCTGGAACAGTTGGCGACCCTCCTGACGGAGACGGCCCAGCAGCACGCCCTGGACGTCCTGGCCCGTACGGCACTGTCGTCCGCGCTGGTCGACGGGGTGGCGTCGGTGCGGGAGCGGGTCGCGGCGGGACTGGCCGCCGAGCCGCGCCTGCCGGCCACGGGCATCGAGGTCGTGGCCGTACGGGTGGTGGCACTGCGGCCGGAGCCCGAGGTGGAGCGGGCCCTGCGGACTCCCGCCCGCGAACAGATCCAGCAGGAGGCCGACCGGGCGACGTACGAACGCCGTGCGGTGGCCGTCGAGCGCGAGCGGGCCATCGCCGAGAACGAACTGGCCAGCCAGATCGAACTCGCCCGCAGGGAAGAACAGCTGGTCGACCAGCGGGGCACGAACGCCCGCCGGGAGGCCGAGGAGTACGCGGCGGCCGACGCGGTACGGGCGGAAGCCGAGGCGGCGCGGGTGGTACGGCTGGCGGAGGCGGAGGCCGCGAGCGTGCGCGGGGTGGGCGAGGCACGGGCCGAGGCCCAGGCGGCGTGGCTGCGCGCCCACGCCGACGCGGACGTGGCGATGCTGCACGCCCTCACGGGCACCCGGCTCGCCGAGAACCTGCCCCGGATCGACAGCCTGACGGTGTCGCCGGACGTACTGACCGGCCTGCTCGCCAGGCTGGGAGGAGCACAGGAGTGA
- a CDS encoding M1 family metallopeptidase has product MSTLPAWPSRSGRRLLTVLLALLVTAGSTVVAEAGTAPGARAGTASATGAATPDRLSYDVTLRGDADGSHWTGRQRVSFRNASDRPLREVYVRLWGNGDDGCGTPGKPSPVRVSKVRGGTPGRLTVGCTALGITLPKPLARGGRTAIAFDVSITVPGRNSRFGREGAFRFLGNALPVLAVHDTKGWHLDPYVSTGESFYALAGDFRVRLDHPTALKVPATGRTWTRPGRPGRTVTHSVAQRVRDFAWAAGPFRTATEISPGGVRVKSYWSPDTPAAGVRLNRQDGVAAVDRFGREFGHYPYGEIDLVMTSGFGGGMEYPGLVLLGTTEEGGAVVHEVAHQWWYGIVGNDEYNSPWLDESFAQYANARFYGWDTVGCWSEDEWPSDRAALTNSMAYWSAHRGEYHLLYTAGPCALSDLERALGADTMARLLKQYAHDHWYGVSTTADFKKAAQSVTDKDLGPFWRQHRIR; this is encoded by the coding sequence ATGTCGACGTTGCCCGCGTGGCCCTCAAGATCCGGTCGCCGTCTGCTGACCGTCCTGCTCGCGCTGCTCGTGACCGCGGGCTCCACCGTCGTCGCCGAGGCCGGCACGGCGCCCGGTGCCCGGGCGGGGACCGCGTCCGCGACCGGGGCCGCGACGCCCGACCGCCTCAGCTACGACGTGACACTGCGCGGCGACGCCGACGGCTCCCACTGGACCGGCCGGCAACGGGTGTCGTTCCGCAACGCCTCCGACCGGCCCCTGCGCGAGGTGTACGTACGGCTGTGGGGCAACGGCGACGACGGGTGCGGCACACCCGGCAAACCGTCCCCCGTCAGGGTGTCCAAGGTGCGCGGTGGCACTCCGGGCCGTCTCACCGTGGGTTGCACGGCGCTGGGTATCACCCTGCCGAAGCCGCTCGCACGCGGCGGGCGGACGGCCATCGCCTTCGACGTGTCCATCACCGTGCCCGGACGGAACAGCCGCTTCGGCCGCGAGGGCGCGTTCCGCTTCCTGGGCAACGCGCTGCCGGTCCTGGCCGTGCACGACACGAAGGGATGGCACCTCGATCCGTATGTGTCGACCGGCGAGAGCTTCTACGCTCTGGCAGGCGACTTCCGGGTGCGCCTCGATCACCCGACCGCCCTCAAGGTCCCGGCGACCGGCCGCACTTGGACCCGCCCCGGCCGGCCCGGGCGGACGGTCACGCACAGTGTCGCCCAGCGGGTACGGGACTTCGCCTGGGCGGCGGGCCCGTTCCGCACCGCGACCGAGATCTCGCCCGGTGGCGTGCGCGTGAAGTCGTACTGGTCGCCGGACACACCCGCCGCCGGCGTCCGCCTCAACCGCCAGGACGGCGTCGCCGCCGTCGACCGGTTCGGCAGGGAGTTCGGCCACTATCCGTACGGCGAGATCGACCTCGTGATGACCAGCGGGTTCGGCGGCGGCATGGAGTACCCCGGCCTGGTCCTTCTCGGCACCACCGAGGAGGGCGGCGCCGTCGTCCACGAGGTGGCCCATCAGTGGTGGTACGGCATCGTGGGCAACGACGAATACAACTCGCCCTGGCTGGACGAGAGTTTCGCCCAGTACGCCAACGCGCGCTTCTACGGCTGGGACACCGTCGGCTGCTGGTCGGAGGACGAGTGGCCGAGCGACCGCGCCGCGCTCACCAACTCGATGGCCTACTGGTCCGCGCACCGTGGCGAGTACCACCTCCTGTACACGGCCGGCCCCTGCGCCCTGTCCGATCTGGAACGCGCCCTCGGGGCCGACACCATGGCGCGGCTCCTCAAGCAGTACGCCCACGACCACTGGTACGGCGTCTCCACCACAGCCGATTTCAAGAAGGCCGCCCAGTCGGTGACGGACAAGGACCTGGGCCCCTTCTGGAGGCAGCACCGCATCCGCTGA